One genomic segment of Stigmatopora argus isolate UIUO_Sarg chromosome 3, RoL_Sarg_1.0, whole genome shotgun sequence includes these proteins:
- the ppfibp1b gene encoding liprin-beta-1b isoform X3 produces the protein MMADASDMLAAALEQMDGIIAGSKALDYSNGMFDCQSPSSPFMGNLRALHLLEDLRGILELLDNDGRNTLRCQIPDSTAESLVEWLQGRLSNGHLSVGAGDHYQERLTRIESDKESLVLQVSVLTDQVDAQGEKIRDLDLCLEEHREKLNTTEEMLQQELMCRTALETQKMELVSELSNMKLKLNSFQKERLDFDERFRDSEDLILEVNELRYRMTELESEKQQYENNLKTTKSLMAKLSSQKIKMGQMQYEKQRKENKVQALKEELVKLRRQLEGKDKEGKLQDETGFKAVASSSPDPTDRDETLRKRLKEKHVEVQRMKKAVESLTVANEQKDYKIEELKQSLLRYKKVQEMVMSVQGKKGISNENVASHADGAASSLSSIHVFADPNELTDGDDQRKNLDELEILNGLCEDHSPSSSPSERERVTDSAATDVDSGQDTSKSGSHEPMERSYTDKDARVDVTQTVDKPPVNSTAVSLVTTEDDSFGSKKARSSFGKGFFKLRGGKKSGNSQNLAETERQGADHLDLAGLPQSSANSDSTHTLPTTPEDKKKSKGIKKLFGKLRRSQSTTFNLDDNPPVGDFKRGGVRATAGPRLGWSRDFQRVNNDVDAPFARWTKDQVCDWLQDQGLGLYVNMSRVWISSGQTLLQASQQDLERELGIKNQLHRKKLQLALQALGSEEEDNKGKLDYNWVTRWLDDIGLPQYKTQFDEGRVDGRMLHYMTVDDLLSMKVGSVLHHLSIKRAIQVLRLNNYEPNCLRRRPSDENNITPAEVSQWTNHRVMEWLRSADLAEYAPNLRGSGVHGGLMVLEPRFNVETMALLLNIPPNKTLLRRHLATHFNLLVGSEAQQLKQECLENPDYTLLTATTKVKPRKLSFGNFSSLRKKRQEENEEYVCPMDVEMPKGRSFQKGFELQIYEDDLDRLDHMDDSEGTVRQIGAFSEGIQNLTSMLKEDEFFKEVSNSPNPSVTDDDSTA, from the exons ATGATGGCGGATGCCAGCGATATGTTGGCAGCTGCTCTTGAGCAGATGGATGGCATTATAGCAG GATCCAAGGCTCTTGATTATTCCAATGGGATGTTTGATTGTCAGTCACCTAGCTCTCCTTTCATGGGCAATTTACGGGCTCTTCACCTTTTGGAAGACCTTCGAGGTATACTGGAGTTGCTGGACAATGATGGACGGAACACTCTTCGCTGCCAAATCCCTGACTCAACAGCTGAAAGTCTGGTCGAGTGGCTCCAGGGGCGCCTG TCCAATGGGCACCTCTCTGTGGGAGCGGGTGACCACTATCAAGAGAGGCTTACCCGAATTGAAAGTGATAAGGAGTCACTGGTGCTTCAG GTGAGTGTGTTAACTGACCAAGTGGATGCTCAGGGGGAGAAGATTCGGGACCTTGACTTGTGTTTGGAAGAGCACAGGGAGAAGCTCAACACAACCGAGGAAATGCTACAACAG GAGCTTATGTGCCGAACAGCCCTGGAAACCCAAAAGATGGAGCTTGTGTCAGAGTTGTCCAACATGAAGTTGAAACTAAATTCCTTTCAGAAAGAGAGACTGGACTTTGATGAAAGATTTCGGGACAGTGAG GATTTAATTCTGGAGGTTAATGAATTGCGATACAGAATGACCGAGCTGGAGAGTGAAAAGCAGCAATATGAAAATAATCTTAAAACAACTAAG TCTTTAATGGCCAAGCTTTCTAGCCAGAAAATCAAAATGGGCCAGATGCAGTATGAGAAACAGAGGAAGGAGAACAAAGTGCAGGCTCTGAAG GAGGAGCTCGTCAAACTGAGAAGGCAACTGGAAGGCAAAGACAAAGAGGGTAAACTACAGGATGAGACAGGTTTCAAAGCCGTGGCCTCAAGCAGTCCCGATCCTACTGACAGAG ATGAAACTCTTAGAAAGAGGCTGAAGGAAAAAC ATGTGGAAGTGCAGCGAATGAAGAAAGCTGTTGAATCGCTGACTGTGGCAAATGAACAGAAG GACTATAAGATTGAGGAACTCAAGCAGTCACTGTTGCGATACAAGAAGGTTCAGGAGATGGTGATGTCAGTGCAAGGAAAAAAAG GGATTTCAAATGAAAACGTGGCATCACATGCTGATGGCGCTGCTTCAAGCTTGTCATCAATCCATGTTTTTGCTGACCCAAATGAGCTTACAGATGGTGACGATCAAAGGAAAAACCTAGATGAG CTAGAGATCCTCAATGGACTGTGTGAGGATCATTCACCCTCGTCCAGCCCTTCGGAGCGTGAGCGAGTCACCGACTCTGCAGCTACAGATGTAGATAG CGGTCAAGATACAAGCAAGTCTGGCAGCCATGAACCTATGGAAAGAAGCTATACAGATAAG GACGCACGTGTGGACGTCACACAAACAGTTGACAAACCACCAGTAAATTCTACTGCAGTCTCGCTCGTTACCACAGAGGATGACAGCTTTGGCTCTAAAAAGGCTCGCTCATCTTTCGGAAAGGGCTTCTTCAAGCTACGTGGAGGCAAGAAAAGTGGAAACTCGCAGAATCTTG CTGAGACTGAGCGCCAAGGCGCCGATCACCTAGATCTGGCAGGACTGCCACAGAGTTCGGCCAACAGCGACAGCACTCACACTCTTCCCACTACCCCGGAGGACAAGAAGAAGTCGAAAGGAATTAAGAAACTATTTGGCAA ACTTAGGAGAAGCCAATCTACAACATTTAACTTGGATGACAACCCGCCAGTTGGTGATTTTAAGAGGGGGGGAGTGCGAGCCACCGCAGGACCTAGACTGGGTTGGTCTCGTGACTTCCAAAGAGTCAACAA TGATGTGGACGCCCCCTTTGCACGGTGGACGAAGGACCAGGTGTGCGACTGGTTACAAGATCAAGGTCTTGGCCTGTACGTCAACATGTCGCGTGTGTGGATCTCTTCTGGACAGACATTGCTTCAGGCCTCCCAACAGGACCTGGAAAGG GAGCTGGGCATCAAAAACCAGCTGCACCGGAAGAAGCTGCAGCTGGCTCTGCAGGCACTTGGCTCGGAGGAAGAGGATAACAAGGGAAAGCTAGATTACAACTGGGTGACAA GGTGGCTGGATGACATCGGGCTGCCACAGTACAAGACCCAGTTTGATGAGGGGAGGGTAGATGGTCGCATGCTGCACTACATGACAGTG GATGACTTGCTTTCTATGAAGGTGGGGAGCGTCCTACACCACCTCAGTATCAAAAGAGCCATCCAAGTACTGCGCCTCAACAACTACGAGCCCAACTGTTTGCGGCGCAGACCGTCTGATGAG AACAACATTACCCCTGCGGAGGTTTCTCAGTGGACCAACCACAGGGTCATGGAGTGGCTGCGTTCTGCCGATCTGGCCGAGTACGCTCCCAATCTAAGAGGAAGCGGTGTGCACGGAGGCTTGATG GTTCTGGAGCCAAGGTTTAATGTGGAGACCATGGCGCTACTGTTGAACATCCCCCCCAACAAGACCCTACTGCGCCGACACTTGGCCACACATTTCAACCTGCTTGTTGGTTCAGAAGCCCAGCAACTCAAACAAGAGTGTCTGGAAAACCCGGATTACACTCTGCTGACTGCCACCACCAAGGTTAAG CCAAGGAAACTGTCGTTCGGTAACTTCAGCAGTCTCAGAAAGAAAAGgcaggaggagaacgaggagtACGTCTGTCCCATGGACGTGGAGATGCCGAAGGGACGAAGTTTTCAAAAAGGGTTTGAGCTCCAGATTTACGAGGACGACCTAGATAGGCTGGACCAT atGGACGACTCTGAGGGAACCGTTAGGCAAATTGGTGCTTTCTCTGAAGGAATCCAGAACCTGACG AGCATGCTGAAAGAAGACGAATTTTTCAAGGAGGTATCGAACTCTCCCAACCCCAGCGTGACAGATGACGATTCCACTGCCTGA
- the ppfibp1b gene encoding liprin-beta-1b isoform X4, whose product MMADASDMLAAALEQMDGIIAGSKALDYSNGMFDCQSPSSPFMGNLRALHLLEDLRGILELLDNDGRNTLRCQIPDSTAESLVEWLQGRLSNGHLSVGAGDHYQERLTRIESDKESLVLQVSVLTDQVDAQGEKIRDLDLCLEEHREKLNTTEEMLQQELMCRTALETQKMELVSELSNMKLKLNSFQKERLDFDERFRDSEDLILEVNELRYRMTELESEKQQYENNLKTTKEELVKLRRQLEGKDKEGKLQDETGFKAVASSSPDPTDRDETLRKRLKEKHVEVQRMKKAVESLTVANEQKDYKIEELKQSLLRYKKVQEMVMSVQGKKGISNENVASHADGAASSLSSIHVFADPNELTDGDDQRKNLDELEILNGLCEDHSPSSSPSERERVTDSAATDVDSGQDTSKSGSHEPMERSYTDKDARVDVTQTVDKPPVNSTAVSLVTTEDDSFGSKKARSSFGKGFFKLRGGKKSGNSQNLDRSRSASAPMLAETERQGADHLDLAGLPQSSANSDSTHTLPTTPEDKKKSKGIKKLFGKLRRSQSTTFNLDDNPPVGDFKRGGVRATAGPRLGWSRDFQRVNNDVDAPFARWTKDQVCDWLQDQGLGLYVNMSRVWISSGQTLLQASQQDLERELGIKNQLHRKKLQLALQALGSEEEDNKGKLDYNWVTRWLDDIGLPQYKTQFDEGRVDGRMLHYMTVDDLLSMKVGSVLHHLSIKRAIQVLRLNNYEPNCLRRRPSDENNITPAEVSQWTNHRVMEWLRSADLAEYAPNLRGSGVHGGLMVLEPRFNVETMALLLNIPPNKTLLRRHLATHFNLLVGSEAQQLKQECLENPDYTLLTATTKVKPRKLSFGNFSSLRKKRQEENEEYVCPMDVEMPKGRSFQKGFELQIYEDDLDRLDHMDDSEGTVRQIGAFSEGIQNLTSMLKEDEFFKEVSNSPNPSVTDDDSTA is encoded by the exons ATGATGGCGGATGCCAGCGATATGTTGGCAGCTGCTCTTGAGCAGATGGATGGCATTATAGCAG GATCCAAGGCTCTTGATTATTCCAATGGGATGTTTGATTGTCAGTCACCTAGCTCTCCTTTCATGGGCAATTTACGGGCTCTTCACCTTTTGGAAGACCTTCGAGGTATACTGGAGTTGCTGGACAATGATGGACGGAACACTCTTCGCTGCCAAATCCCTGACTCAACAGCTGAAAGTCTGGTCGAGTGGCTCCAGGGGCGCCTG TCCAATGGGCACCTCTCTGTGGGAGCGGGTGACCACTATCAAGAGAGGCTTACCCGAATTGAAAGTGATAAGGAGTCACTGGTGCTTCAG GTGAGTGTGTTAACTGACCAAGTGGATGCTCAGGGGGAGAAGATTCGGGACCTTGACTTGTGTTTGGAAGAGCACAGGGAGAAGCTCAACACAACCGAGGAAATGCTACAACAG GAGCTTATGTGCCGAACAGCCCTGGAAACCCAAAAGATGGAGCTTGTGTCAGAGTTGTCCAACATGAAGTTGAAACTAAATTCCTTTCAGAAAGAGAGACTGGACTTTGATGAAAGATTTCGGGACAGTGAG GATTTAATTCTGGAGGTTAATGAATTGCGATACAGAATGACCGAGCTGGAGAGTGAAAAGCAGCAATATGAAAATAATCTTAAAACAACTAAG GAGGAGCTCGTCAAACTGAGAAGGCAACTGGAAGGCAAAGACAAAGAGGGTAAACTACAGGATGAGACAGGTTTCAAAGCCGTGGCCTCAAGCAGTCCCGATCCTACTGACAGAG ATGAAACTCTTAGAAAGAGGCTGAAGGAAAAAC ATGTGGAAGTGCAGCGAATGAAGAAAGCTGTTGAATCGCTGACTGTGGCAAATGAACAGAAG GACTATAAGATTGAGGAACTCAAGCAGTCACTGTTGCGATACAAGAAGGTTCAGGAGATGGTGATGTCAGTGCAAGGAAAAAAAG GGATTTCAAATGAAAACGTGGCATCACATGCTGATGGCGCTGCTTCAAGCTTGTCATCAATCCATGTTTTTGCTGACCCAAATGAGCTTACAGATGGTGACGATCAAAGGAAAAACCTAGATGAG CTAGAGATCCTCAATGGACTGTGTGAGGATCATTCACCCTCGTCCAGCCCTTCGGAGCGTGAGCGAGTCACCGACTCTGCAGCTACAGATGTAGATAG CGGTCAAGATACAAGCAAGTCTGGCAGCCATGAACCTATGGAAAGAAGCTATACAGATAAG GACGCACGTGTGGACGTCACACAAACAGTTGACAAACCACCAGTAAATTCTACTGCAGTCTCGCTCGTTACCACAGAGGATGACAGCTTTGGCTCTAAAAAGGCTCGCTCATCTTTCGGAAAGGGCTTCTTCAAGCTACGTGGAGGCAAGAAAAGTGGAAACTCGCAGAATCTTG ACCGCAGCCGCAGTGCGAGTGCACCTATGCTAG CTGAGACTGAGCGCCAAGGCGCCGATCACCTAGATCTGGCAGGACTGCCACAGAGTTCGGCCAACAGCGACAGCACTCACACTCTTCCCACTACCCCGGAGGACAAGAAGAAGTCGAAAGGAATTAAGAAACTATTTGGCAA ACTTAGGAGAAGCCAATCTACAACATTTAACTTGGATGACAACCCGCCAGTTGGTGATTTTAAGAGGGGGGGAGTGCGAGCCACCGCAGGACCTAGACTGGGTTGGTCTCGTGACTTCCAAAGAGTCAACAA TGATGTGGACGCCCCCTTTGCACGGTGGACGAAGGACCAGGTGTGCGACTGGTTACAAGATCAAGGTCTTGGCCTGTACGTCAACATGTCGCGTGTGTGGATCTCTTCTGGACAGACATTGCTTCAGGCCTCCCAACAGGACCTGGAAAGG GAGCTGGGCATCAAAAACCAGCTGCACCGGAAGAAGCTGCAGCTGGCTCTGCAGGCACTTGGCTCGGAGGAAGAGGATAACAAGGGAAAGCTAGATTACAACTGGGTGACAA GGTGGCTGGATGACATCGGGCTGCCACAGTACAAGACCCAGTTTGATGAGGGGAGGGTAGATGGTCGCATGCTGCACTACATGACAGTG GATGACTTGCTTTCTATGAAGGTGGGGAGCGTCCTACACCACCTCAGTATCAAAAGAGCCATCCAAGTACTGCGCCTCAACAACTACGAGCCCAACTGTTTGCGGCGCAGACCGTCTGATGAG AACAACATTACCCCTGCGGAGGTTTCTCAGTGGACCAACCACAGGGTCATGGAGTGGCTGCGTTCTGCCGATCTGGCCGAGTACGCTCCCAATCTAAGAGGAAGCGGTGTGCACGGAGGCTTGATG GTTCTGGAGCCAAGGTTTAATGTGGAGACCATGGCGCTACTGTTGAACATCCCCCCCAACAAGACCCTACTGCGCCGACACTTGGCCACACATTTCAACCTGCTTGTTGGTTCAGAAGCCCAGCAACTCAAACAAGAGTGTCTGGAAAACCCGGATTACACTCTGCTGACTGCCACCACCAAGGTTAAG CCAAGGAAACTGTCGTTCGGTAACTTCAGCAGTCTCAGAAAGAAAAGgcaggaggagaacgaggagtACGTCTGTCCCATGGACGTGGAGATGCCGAAGGGACGAAGTTTTCAAAAAGGGTTTGAGCTCCAGATTTACGAGGACGACCTAGATAGGCTGGACCAT atGGACGACTCTGAGGGAACCGTTAGGCAAATTGGTGCTTTCTCTGAAGGAATCCAGAACCTGACG AGCATGCTGAAAGAAGACGAATTTTTCAAGGAGGTATCGAACTCTCCCAACCCCAGCGTGACAGATGACGATTCCACTGCCTGA
- the ppfibp1b gene encoding liprin-beta-1b isoform X1 encodes MMADASDMLAAALEQMDGIIAGSKALDYSNGMFDCQSPSSPFMGNLRALHLLEDLRGILELLDNDGRNTLRCQIPDSTAESLVEWLQGRLSNGHLSVGAGDHYQERLTRIESDKESLVLQVSVLTDQVDAQGEKIRDLDLCLEEHREKLNTTEEMLQQELMCRTALETQKMELVSELSNMKLKLNSFQKERLDFDERFRDSEDLILEVNELRYRMTELESEKQQYENNLKTTKSLMAKLSSQKIKMGQMQYEKQRKENKVQALKEELVKLRRQLEGKDKEGKLQDETGFKAVASSSPDPTDRDETLRKRLKEKHVEVQRMKKAVESLTVANEQKDYKIEELKQSLLRYKKVQEMVMSVQGKKGISNENVASHADGAASSLSSIHVFADPNELTDGDDQRKNLDELEILNGLCEDHSPSSSPSERERVTDSAATDVDSGQDTSKSGSHEPMERSYTDKDARVDVTQTVDKPPVNSTAVSLVTTEDDSFGSKKARSSFGKGFFKLRGGKKSGNSQNLDRSRSASAPMLAETERQGADHLDLAGLPQSSANSDSTHTLPTTPEDKKKSKGIKKLFGKLRRSQSTTFNLDDNPPVGDFKRGGVRATAGPRLGWSRDFQRVNNDVDAPFARWTKDQVCDWLQDQGLGLYVNMSRVWISSGQTLLQASQQDLERELGIKNQLHRKKLQLALQALGSEEEDNKGKLDYNWVTRWLDDIGLPQYKTQFDEGRVDGRMLHYMTVDDLLSMKVGSVLHHLSIKRAIQVLRLNNYEPNCLRRRPSDENNITPAEVSQWTNHRVMEWLRSADLAEYAPNLRGSGVHGGLMVLEPRFNVETMALLLNIPPNKTLLRRHLATHFNLLVGSEAQQLKQECLENPDYTLLTATTKVKPRKLSFGNFSSLRKKRQEENEEYVCPMDVEMPKGRSFQKGFELQIYEDDLDRLDHMDDSEGTVRQIGAFSEGIQNLTSMLKEDEFFKEVSNSPNPSVTDDDSTA; translated from the exons ATGATGGCGGATGCCAGCGATATGTTGGCAGCTGCTCTTGAGCAGATGGATGGCATTATAGCAG GATCCAAGGCTCTTGATTATTCCAATGGGATGTTTGATTGTCAGTCACCTAGCTCTCCTTTCATGGGCAATTTACGGGCTCTTCACCTTTTGGAAGACCTTCGAGGTATACTGGAGTTGCTGGACAATGATGGACGGAACACTCTTCGCTGCCAAATCCCTGACTCAACAGCTGAAAGTCTGGTCGAGTGGCTCCAGGGGCGCCTG TCCAATGGGCACCTCTCTGTGGGAGCGGGTGACCACTATCAAGAGAGGCTTACCCGAATTGAAAGTGATAAGGAGTCACTGGTGCTTCAG GTGAGTGTGTTAACTGACCAAGTGGATGCTCAGGGGGAGAAGATTCGGGACCTTGACTTGTGTTTGGAAGAGCACAGGGAGAAGCTCAACACAACCGAGGAAATGCTACAACAG GAGCTTATGTGCCGAACAGCCCTGGAAACCCAAAAGATGGAGCTTGTGTCAGAGTTGTCCAACATGAAGTTGAAACTAAATTCCTTTCAGAAAGAGAGACTGGACTTTGATGAAAGATTTCGGGACAGTGAG GATTTAATTCTGGAGGTTAATGAATTGCGATACAGAATGACCGAGCTGGAGAGTGAAAAGCAGCAATATGAAAATAATCTTAAAACAACTAAG TCTTTAATGGCCAAGCTTTCTAGCCAGAAAATCAAAATGGGCCAGATGCAGTATGAGAAACAGAGGAAGGAGAACAAAGTGCAGGCTCTGAAG GAGGAGCTCGTCAAACTGAGAAGGCAACTGGAAGGCAAAGACAAAGAGGGTAAACTACAGGATGAGACAGGTTTCAAAGCCGTGGCCTCAAGCAGTCCCGATCCTACTGACAGAG ATGAAACTCTTAGAAAGAGGCTGAAGGAAAAAC ATGTGGAAGTGCAGCGAATGAAGAAAGCTGTTGAATCGCTGACTGTGGCAAATGAACAGAAG GACTATAAGATTGAGGAACTCAAGCAGTCACTGTTGCGATACAAGAAGGTTCAGGAGATGGTGATGTCAGTGCAAGGAAAAAAAG GGATTTCAAATGAAAACGTGGCATCACATGCTGATGGCGCTGCTTCAAGCTTGTCATCAATCCATGTTTTTGCTGACCCAAATGAGCTTACAGATGGTGACGATCAAAGGAAAAACCTAGATGAG CTAGAGATCCTCAATGGACTGTGTGAGGATCATTCACCCTCGTCCAGCCCTTCGGAGCGTGAGCGAGTCACCGACTCTGCAGCTACAGATGTAGATAG CGGTCAAGATACAAGCAAGTCTGGCAGCCATGAACCTATGGAAAGAAGCTATACAGATAAG GACGCACGTGTGGACGTCACACAAACAGTTGACAAACCACCAGTAAATTCTACTGCAGTCTCGCTCGTTACCACAGAGGATGACAGCTTTGGCTCTAAAAAGGCTCGCTCATCTTTCGGAAAGGGCTTCTTCAAGCTACGTGGAGGCAAGAAAAGTGGAAACTCGCAGAATCTTG ACCGCAGCCGCAGTGCGAGTGCACCTATGCTAG CTGAGACTGAGCGCCAAGGCGCCGATCACCTAGATCTGGCAGGACTGCCACAGAGTTCGGCCAACAGCGACAGCACTCACACTCTTCCCACTACCCCGGAGGACAAGAAGAAGTCGAAAGGAATTAAGAAACTATTTGGCAA ACTTAGGAGAAGCCAATCTACAACATTTAACTTGGATGACAACCCGCCAGTTGGTGATTTTAAGAGGGGGGGAGTGCGAGCCACCGCAGGACCTAGACTGGGTTGGTCTCGTGACTTCCAAAGAGTCAACAA TGATGTGGACGCCCCCTTTGCACGGTGGACGAAGGACCAGGTGTGCGACTGGTTACAAGATCAAGGTCTTGGCCTGTACGTCAACATGTCGCGTGTGTGGATCTCTTCTGGACAGACATTGCTTCAGGCCTCCCAACAGGACCTGGAAAGG GAGCTGGGCATCAAAAACCAGCTGCACCGGAAGAAGCTGCAGCTGGCTCTGCAGGCACTTGGCTCGGAGGAAGAGGATAACAAGGGAAAGCTAGATTACAACTGGGTGACAA GGTGGCTGGATGACATCGGGCTGCCACAGTACAAGACCCAGTTTGATGAGGGGAGGGTAGATGGTCGCATGCTGCACTACATGACAGTG GATGACTTGCTTTCTATGAAGGTGGGGAGCGTCCTACACCACCTCAGTATCAAAAGAGCCATCCAAGTACTGCGCCTCAACAACTACGAGCCCAACTGTTTGCGGCGCAGACCGTCTGATGAG AACAACATTACCCCTGCGGAGGTTTCTCAGTGGACCAACCACAGGGTCATGGAGTGGCTGCGTTCTGCCGATCTGGCCGAGTACGCTCCCAATCTAAGAGGAAGCGGTGTGCACGGAGGCTTGATG GTTCTGGAGCCAAGGTTTAATGTGGAGACCATGGCGCTACTGTTGAACATCCCCCCCAACAAGACCCTACTGCGCCGACACTTGGCCACACATTTCAACCTGCTTGTTGGTTCAGAAGCCCAGCAACTCAAACAAGAGTGTCTGGAAAACCCGGATTACACTCTGCTGACTGCCACCACCAAGGTTAAG CCAAGGAAACTGTCGTTCGGTAACTTCAGCAGTCTCAGAAAGAAAAGgcaggaggagaacgaggagtACGTCTGTCCCATGGACGTGGAGATGCCGAAGGGACGAAGTTTTCAAAAAGGGTTTGAGCTCCAGATTTACGAGGACGACCTAGATAGGCTGGACCAT atGGACGACTCTGAGGGAACCGTTAGGCAAATTGGTGCTTTCTCTGAAGGAATCCAGAACCTGACG AGCATGCTGAAAGAAGACGAATTTTTCAAGGAGGTATCGAACTCTCCCAACCCCAGCGTGACAGATGACGATTCCACTGCCTGA